In a genomic window of Chryseobacterium sp. G0162:
- a CDS encoding efflux RND transporter permease subunit: MLKLFIRRPVLSTVISVIIVVLGILGISGLPVAQYPNIAPPTIQVSASYPGANTTTLINSVVFPLEQQINGVEGMTYMTSSASNTGSASISVYFAVGVDPNQAAVDVQNRISTILSKLPQAVTQAGVTVRKQQSSNVLILGLFSERAQYDQKFLQNYAAINLVPQLQRANGVAGANVFGGAMTYAMRIWLQPDKMAAYGLVPSDVTTALNAQNFNAAPGKIGDNLAQAFQYDITYSGTLSSLEQFQNVIVKSIGNGQYLYLKDIARIDLGTQTYTSATAINGKPAVAIAISQTPGSNAQEVIIGAQKVMADAAKSFPSGIKTIELVNINNFLSESISKVLHTLVECFLLVFLVILIFLQDVRSTIIHGVSVPVSIIGTFFFLYLFGYSLNLLTLFALVLAIGIVVDDAVVVVEAVHSKLEHGYTSPRKAAIDAMGEIAPAIVSITLVMASVFLPVTFLGGSAGVFYKQFGITLAVAIMISAVNALTLSPALAAMFLRPPKHNEKEEKKSFLQKAKTGFNSNYDKLINKYMKAVSFLIRRKWLTIGLVICFGGLFYFTIKSVASSFVPSEDMGTVFVNVTLPAAATKERVQGINSQIDRIAHTIPQIQASMTTLGQNQLGGSGSSYGMLILRLTPWSERPGVTDKDVIQQLTEKTKHIQGASINFMQQPTISGFGTSGGFTFQIEDRGGHSINDFFGVAQKFLAELNKRSEIQYAATAFNPNFPQYEVDVNVAKCEDNGIQPSDILNLMNVYYGSSYISNFTEFGQQYQIILQADNPYRGTVEQMNNIKIRTKSGTMSPISEYITMKKVYGPSSVSRFNMYNAISVSGSPNNGYSTGQAMEAINQVAEQSLPPGYSFEYSGISKEEQSSGSQAVVIFLLSLCFVYLLLSALYESYILPLAVILSLPVGLSGIFVFAKLFGIDNNIYVQISMIMLIGLLAKNAILMVELSLEKRHEGMSLFDSALAGAKIRIRPILMTSLAFIFGLMPLMFSTGVGANGNKSIGIGSIGGMLFGTLLGIFVIPGLYVIFQGLQEKAGTNKYDENDELIVENKNNLS; encoded by the coding sequence ATGCTGAAATTATTTATACGAAGACCGGTACTCAGTACGGTGATTTCTGTAATCATCGTTGTATTAGGGATTTTAGGGATCAGTGGTTTACCGGTAGCTCAATATCCCAATATTGCACCTCCTACCATCCAGGTTTCGGCATCTTACCCCGGAGCCAATACTACTACACTTATTAATAGTGTGGTTTTTCCACTTGAACAGCAGATTAATGGGGTAGAGGGAATGACCTATATGACTTCTTCTGCCAGTAACACAGGTTCTGCCAGCATCAGTGTTTATTTTGCGGTAGGGGTGGATCCTAACCAGGCTGCGGTGGATGTGCAGAACAGGATCAGTACCATTCTTTCCAAATTGCCTCAGGCAGTAACACAGGCTGGAGTTACGGTTAGAAAACAACAGAGCAGTAATGTGTTGATATTAGGACTGTTCAGTGAAAGGGCACAATACGATCAGAAATTTCTGCAGAATTATGCGGCAATTAACCTCGTTCCCCAATTACAGAGAGCCAATGGTGTAGCAGGAGCCAATGTTTTTGGTGGAGCCATGACGTATGCTATGCGGATCTGGTTACAGCCGGATAAGATGGCCGCTTACGGATTGGTTCCTTCTGATGTAACAACTGCCTTGAATGCTCAGAACTTTAATGCTGCACCGGGTAAGATAGGAGATAACCTGGCGCAGGCATTTCAATATGATATTACCTATTCAGGGACTTTGTCTTCTTTAGAACAGTTTCAGAATGTTATCGTTAAATCTATAGGAAACGGACAGTATCTTTATCTGAAAGATATTGCACGTATTGATTTGGGTACACAAACTTATACCAGTGCTACTGCCATTAATGGTAAACCTGCTGTTGCTATTGCTATCAGCCAGACTCCGGGCTCCAATGCACAGGAGGTTATTATAGGGGCTCAGAAGGTAATGGCAGATGCCGCTAAGAGTTTTCCGTCAGGAATCAAAACAATAGAACTTGTAAATATTAATAATTTCCTTAGTGAAAGTATTTCCAAGGTACTGCATACGCTGGTAGAATGTTTTTTATTGGTATTTCTTGTGATTCTTATTTTTTTACAGGATGTACGCTCTACAATTATCCATGGTGTATCGGTTCCGGTATCTATTATAGGAACATTCTTTTTTCTGTATTTATTCGGATATAGTCTTAATCTACTTACTCTGTTTGCCCTTGTTTTGGCAATTGGGATTGTGGTGGACGATGCTGTGGTAGTTGTAGAAGCGGTTCATAGTAAACTTGAGCATGGCTATACTTCTCCACGTAAAGCGGCAATTGATGCTATGGGAGAAATTGCTCCGGCTATTGTTTCCATTACCTTGGTAATGGCATCCGTATTTTTGCCAGTAACTTTCCTTGGAGGATCGGCAGGGGTTTTCTATAAACAATTTGGAATTACCCTGGCAGTAGCGATTATGATTTCAGCCGTAAATGCACTTACTTTAAGTCCTGCTTTGGCGGCTATGTTTCTTCGTCCACCCAAACACAATGAAAAAGAAGAAAAGAAAAGCTTCCTGCAAAAAGCTAAGACTGGTTTTAATTCAAATTATGATAAGCTGATCAATAAGTACATGAAAGCGGTCAGTTTTCTGATCAGAAGAAAATGGCTGACTATTGGACTCGTGATATGTTTTGGAGGTCTTTTTTACTTTACGATTAAAAGTGTCGCTTCCAGTTTTGTTCCTTCGGAGGATATGGGAACTGTGTTTGTGAATGTTACCCTTCCGGCAGCTGCTACTAAAGAACGAGTGCAGGGAATTAATAGTCAGATAGACCGTATTGCTCATACCATTCCTCAGATCCAGGCATCGATGACTACTTTAGGACAAAATCAGCTGGGCGGAAGCGGTAGTTCTTATGGAATGCTAATTCTAAGGCTTACACCCTGGAGTGAGCGTCCTGGAGTTACGGATAAAGATGTCATACAGCAGTTGACTGAGAAAACAAAACATATACAGGGAGCTTCCATCAATTTTATGCAGCAGCCTACGATAAGTGGTTTTGGAACAAGTGGTGGATTTACTTTCCAGATTGAAGACCGTGGTGGACATAGCATCAATGATTTTTTTGGAGTGGCTCAAAAATTTCTGGCAGAACTTAATAAAAGAAGTGAAATTCAATATGCTGCTACAGCATTTAATCCGAATTTTCCGCAGTATGAAGTGGATGTGAATGTAGCCAAGTGTGAAGATAATGGAATACAGCCATCAGACATTCTGAATCTTATGAATGTATACTACGGAAGTTCCTATATCAGCAATTTCACCGAATTCGGGCAACAGTATCAGATCATTCTTCAGGCGGATAATCCTTACAGGGGAACCGTTGAACAGATGAACAATATCAAAATAAGAACGAAAAGCGGAACGATGAGCCCTATTTCTGAGTACATCACCATGAAAAAAGTATACGGGCCTTCTTCTGTATCAAGGTTTAATATGTACAATGCTATTTCCGTGAGTGGTTCACCCAATAACGGCTACAGCACCGGGCAGGCTATGGAAGCCATCAATCAGGTGGCTGAGCAAAGTCTCCCTCCGGGATATAGTTTTGAATACAGTGGAATTAGTAAGGAAGAGCAAAGTTCAGGATCACAGGCCGTTGTTATATTTCTGTTAAGCCTTTGCTTTGTTTACCTTCTTTTAAGTGCGCTATATGAAAGTTATATTCTGCCGTTGGCTGTTATTCTTTCTTTACCTGTAGGATTAAGCGGAATTTTTGTATTTGCCAAATTATTTGGAATTGATAATAATATTTATGTGCAGATCAGTATGATTATGTTGATCGGGCTTTTGGCTAAAAATGCCATTTTAATGGTAGAACTTTCACTGGAAAAAAGACATGAAGGAATGAGTTTGTTTGATAGTGCGCTGGCAGGAGCAAAAATAAGAATCCGGCCTATTTTAATGACTTCACTGGCTTTTATTTTTGGATTAATGCCTTTGATGTTTTCAACAGGAGTGGGAGCCAATGGAAACAAGTCCATAGGAATAGGTTCCATTGGCGGAATGCTGTTCGGAACCTTGTTGGGAATATTTGTAATTCCCGGATTGTATGTGATTTTCCAGGGATTGCAGGAGAAAGCAGGAACGAATAAATATGATGAAAACGATGAGCTGATTGTTGAAAATAAAAATAATCTATCGTAA
- a CDS encoding efflux RND transporter periplasmic adaptor subunit codes for MKKSCYILFILVILLSCSKKKLQKTPEIQSYQVLTLTPGEVTVYNDFPTSIQGQNVVEIKPMVSGYLQDIYVPEGASVTKGQLLFRIKNPQYEQDIITAKAAIKIAEANVNAARMNVEKAKPLVQQEIVSKYELSSAQYTLQSQEAALSQAKATLANAQTNQGYTYIRSPQSGTIGLIPYKIGALVSSTTADPLTTLSNTSNIFAYFSLSEKQLLSFMNSMKGRTTAEKLNNMPLITLVLADGTIYPEKGKMETASGGIDSSTGTATFKVIFNNKLGIIQNGASATIRIPVNLDNALLIPQTAVYQMQDKSFVYKVMSGNRVMSEAVTTSPTDDGNFVVINSGVKAGDKLVLNGLNISDSTVIKPTPANAAEIYRTMKLKSN; via the coding sequence ATGAAAAAAAGCTGCTATATCCTTTTTATTCTGGTTATACTGTTGTCTTGTAGTAAAAAGAAACTCCAGAAAACCCCGGAGATACAAAGTTATCAGGTATTGACTTTAACCCCTGGAGAAGTTACTGTTTATAATGATTTTCCAACATCTATACAGGGACAGAATGTCGTGGAGATCAAACCTATGGTGTCCGGATATCTTCAGGATATTTATGTTCCGGAAGGAGCTTCCGTCACCAAGGGGCAATTATTGTTTCGAATTAAAAACCCTCAGTATGAGCAGGATATTATTACTGCAAAGGCTGCTATAAAAATTGCTGAAGCCAATGTGAATGCTGCAAGGATGAACGTAGAAAAGGCCAAACCTCTGGTACAGCAGGAAATTGTAAGTAAATATGAACTGAGTTCGGCACAGTATACTCTGCAATCCCAAGAAGCTGCGCTCTCGCAGGCAAAGGCTACTCTTGCCAATGCTCAAACCAATCAGGGATATACCTACATCAGAAGTCCCCAAAGTGGAACAATTGGTCTGATTCCTTATAAAATTGGAGCTTTGGTAAGCAGTACTACTGCAGATCCACTGACCACACTTTCCAACACCTCAAACATATTTGCTTATTTTTCATTAAGTGAAAAGCAGCTGCTGAGTTTTATGAATAGCATGAAAGGCCGTACCACAGCAGAAAAGCTCAATAATATGCCGCTTATTACCTTAGTGTTGGCAGATGGAACGATATATCCGGAAAAAGGAAAGATGGAAACAGCCAGTGGCGGAATCGATAGCAGTACCGGAACCGCTACTTTTAAAGTGATATTTAATAATAAACTGGGAATTATTCAGAATGGAGCGAGTGCTACGATCAGGATACCTGTTAATTTGGATAATGCTTTATTGATTCCACAGACTGCAGTGTATCAGATGCAGGATAAATCTTTTGTTTATAAAGTAATGAGTGGGAATAGGGTCATGAGTGAAGCTGTAACTACTTCACCTACAGATGATGGTAATTTTGTTGTGATTAACAGTGGGGTAAAAGCAGGAGATAAGCTTGTTCTTAACGGGCTTAATATCAGTGATAGTACAGTAATTAAACCTACACCTGCCAATGCCGCTGAAATCTACCGTACTATGAAACTCAAATCAAACTGA
- a CDS encoding helix-turn-helix domain-containing protein yields MDNDFQFHFIEPDLSIVDFVENLGTFHNQSDEAKEVVIIPDGRVDLFFMQSPSEPFHVALIGLETYPEQRQIQPHTQAFVVSFRPIAVEYILNTTIADVLNTAKELPNDFWGFKADDLQDFELCCTKAIQKIQELIPQKTDERKHKLFELIYTSKGEMSVNELSEKVGWSSRQINRYFTKQLGLSLKAYSTILRFRASLEHIAQGQLFPELNYTDQNHFIKEVKKFSGVAPKELSKNKNDRFILLSVLKGL; encoded by the coding sequence ATGGATAATGATTTCCAGTTTCATTTCATTGAGCCAGATCTAAGCATCGTAGATTTTGTAGAAAATCTGGGAACATTCCATAACCAGTCGGATGAAGCAAAAGAAGTCGTTATCATTCCGGATGGAAGGGTTGATTTATTTTTTATGCAATCGCCTTCAGAGCCCTTTCACGTTGCTCTCATCGGATTGGAAACTTATCCTGAACAAAGACAGATCCAGCCACATACCCAGGCTTTTGTAGTGAGTTTTAGACCTATCGCTGTGGAATATATTTTAAATACAACCATTGCTGACGTATTAAATACAGCAAAAGAACTTCCTAATGATTTCTGGGGCTTTAAAGCTGATGACTTACAGGATTTTGAACTTTGCTGCACCAAAGCCATACAAAAAATACAGGAGCTGATTCCTCAAAAAACGGACGAGAGAAAACATAAACTTTTTGAGCTGATCTATACATCAAAAGGCGAAATGAGTGTGAATGAACTTTCTGAAAAAGTGGGTTGGAGCAGCAGACAGATCAATCGTTATTTTACGAAACAACTGGGATTATCCCTAAAGGCCTATTCTACGATTTTACGTTTCAGAGCTTCTTTGGAACATATTGCACAAGGTCAATTATTTCCGGAACTTAATTATACGGATCAAAATCATTTTATTAAAGAAGTCAAAAAATTTTCAGGAGTGGCTCCGAAAGAATTATCAAAAAATAAAAACGACCGATTTATACTATTATCCGTGCTGAAAGGACTGTAA
- a CDS encoding FAD-dependent oxidoreductase yields MLIDNISIAIVGGGPAGLTLARLLQLKNANVKVYERDFNKEARVQGSPLDMHEDSGLAALRKAELLEEFKNTYRPGADKMLIVNEQAEILFSDHDTKPEEDFGAEHFRPEIDRGPLRNMLLESLQPNTVVWDSHFISMEPKNEGWLLHFKNGTSAYADLVIAADGAHSKIRSYLTNNKPVYSGVIMLEGIISKEHAPRINALINGGKIMAFGNSKNILMGQKGNGDLGFYASFKADENWAAITGLNLSDNTAVLQWFKTEYPEWNAIWYELFEKATVPFIPRPIYFMPLDQSWETKSNITLMGDAAHVMPPFAGEGANMAMLDALELSEHLTDHHYTTLQEAIFHYETNMRNRAAAATKESLENGERMHSETSLATMLEFFNGHTPAS; encoded by the coding sequence ATGCTGATAGACAATATATCAATAGCTATCGTTGGTGGTGGTCCTGCAGGACTTACACTGGCCAGACTTTTACAGCTGAAAAATGCCAATGTAAAAGTATATGAAAGAGATTTTAATAAAGAAGCCCGTGTACAGGGTTCGCCACTTGATATGCACGAAGATTCGGGGTTGGCGGCCTTACGTAAAGCTGAGCTGCTAGAAGAATTTAAAAACACATACCGTCCGGGTGCCGATAAAATGCTTATTGTGAATGAACAGGCAGAAATCCTTTTCAGTGATCATGATACCAAGCCGGAAGAGGATTTCGGAGCTGAGCATTTCCGTCCCGAAATAGACCGTGGTCCATTGAGAAATATGCTGCTGGAATCTCTTCAGCCGAACACCGTAGTATGGGACAGTCATTTTATATCAATGGAACCTAAAAATGAAGGGTGGCTGCTTCATTTTAAAAACGGAACCTCTGCCTATGCTGATCTGGTGATTGCAGCGGACGGAGCTCATTCCAAAATCCGGTCTTATCTCACCAATAACAAACCTGTTTATTCAGGAGTGATTATGCTGGAAGGAATTATTTCGAAAGAGCATGCCCCTCGCATCAATGCATTGATTAACGGTGGAAAAATAATGGCTTTTGGGAACTCCAAAAATATATTGATGGGTCAGAAAGGGAACGGTGATCTCGGTTTTTACGCAAGCTTTAAAGCTGATGAAAACTGGGCAGCTATTACCGGGCTGAATCTCTCCGATAATACTGCGGTTCTTCAATGGTTTAAGACAGAATATCCGGAATGGAATGCAATATGGTATGAACTATTTGAAAAAGCTACTGTTCCTTTCATTCCCCGTCCTATTTACTTCATGCCTTTGGATCAGTCTTGGGAAACAAAATCCAATATAACCTTAATGGGTGATGCCGCTCATGTTATGCCTCCCTTTGCAGGAGAAGGCGCCAACATGGCAATGCTTGATGCTCTGGAACTGAGTGAACATCTAACAGATCACCACTATACTACTTTGCAGGAAGCTATTTTCCATTATGAAACCAATATGCGTAACCGAGCTGCCGCTGCAACAAAGGAATCTCTTGAAAACGGAGAGCGGATGCATTCTGAAACATCATTAGCAACCATGTTGGAGTTCTTTAACGGACATACTCCTGCTTCTTGA